One genomic segment of Clostridium saccharoperbutylacetonicum N1-4(HMT) includes these proteins:
- the fsa gene encoding fructose-6-phosphate aldolase codes for MRFFLDTANVEHIKEANEMGVICGVTTNPSLVAKEGRDFNEVIKEITGIVDGPISGEVISEDAAGMIKEGREIAAIHKNMIVKIPMTAEGLKATKVLSSEGIKTNVTLIFSATQALLAANAGATYVSPFLGRVDDISMIGMDLVRDIAEIFAVHGIETEIIAASVRNPIHVIEAAKAGADIATIPFNLVMQMLKHPLTDQGLEKFKADWAAAFPANS; via the coding sequence ATGAGATTTTTTTTAGACACAGCAAATGTAGAACACATTAAAGAAGCAAATGAAATGGGAGTAATCTGTGGAGTAACAACAAATCCATCACTAGTAGCAAAAGAAGGCAGAGATTTTAACGAAGTAATTAAGGAAATAACAGGAATAGTTGATGGACCAATAAGCGGAGAAGTAATAAGTGAAGATGCAGCAGGAATGATAAAAGAAGGAAGAGAAATTGCAGCAATTCATAAAAATATGATAGTAAAAATTCCAATGACAGCTGAAGGCTTAAAGGCAACAAAGGTATTATCTAGTGAAGGAATAAAGACAAATGTAACTTTAATATTCTCAGCGACTCAAGCATTATTAGCAGCAAATGCAGGAGCAACTTATGTAAGTCCATTTTTAGGAAGAGTAGATGATATATCAATGATAGGAATGGATTTAGTAAGAGATATAGCAGAAATATTTGCAGTACATGGAATAGAAACAGAAATAATAGCAGCAAGTGTAAGAAATCCAATTCACGTAATTGAAGCAGCCAAAGCAGGAGCAGATATAGCAACAATACCATTTAATTTAGTAATGCAAATGCTAAAGCATCCATTAACAGATCAAGGATTAGAAAAATTTAAAGCAGACTGGGCAGCAGCTTTTCCAGCTAACAGTTAA
- a CDS encoding xylulokinase has translation MSHDMSKLKNAIINGKTVLGIELGSTRIKAVLIDEDNTPIASGSHDWENRYINNIWTYSLEDIWTGVQDSYKNMVEDVKKQYGVTLQTIGAIGFSGMMHGYMAFDKEGKLLVPFRTWRNTITQKASEELTKVFNYHIPQRWSIAHLYQAILNNEEHVTDISFQTTLAGYIHWKLTGQKVLGVGEASGMFPIDIDSKSFNKNMIKQFDELITSKNFSWKLEEILPKVSLAGEDAGTLTEEGAKLLDVTGQLKAGIPLCPPEGDAGTGMAATNSIAKRTGNVSAGTSVFAMIVLEKELSKVYEEIDLVTTPTGNLVAMVHCNNCTSDLNAWVGLFKEFAEAMGVDVDMTKLFATLYNKALEGDSDCGGLLAYNYFSGEHITNFEEGRPLFVRSPESKFSLANFMRVNLFTALGALKIGLDILLKQEGVKLDEILGHGGLFKTKEVGQKIMAAAIDAPVSVMETAGEGGAWGIALLASYMLNKAENETLENYLVEKVFAGKIGTKVSPDKNDVEGFNQFINRYINGLTIERAAVDKLK, from the coding sequence ATGAGTCACGATATGAGCAAATTAAAGAATGCTATTATTAATGGAAAAACAGTACTTGGCATAGAACTTGGTTCAACTAGAATTAAAGCTGTTCTAATTGATGAAGATAATACACCCATAGCTTCAGGTAGTCATGATTGGGAAAATAGATATATTAATAACATATGGACTTACAGTTTAGAAGATATATGGACTGGTGTTCAGGATAGTTACAAGAATATGGTTGAAGATGTTAAGAAGCAATATGGTGTCACTCTTCAAACTATAGGAGCAATTGGATTTAGTGGAATGATGCATGGGTATATGGCTTTCGATAAAGAAGGTAAACTTTTGGTGCCTTTCCGTACATGGAGGAATACAATTACACAAAAAGCATCTGAAGAATTGACAAAGGTGTTTAATTATCATATTCCACAAAGATGGAGCATTGCTCACCTTTATCAAGCTATTTTAAATAATGAAGAACATGTAACTGATATAAGTTTCCAAACAACTTTAGCAGGGTATATTCATTGGAAACTTACAGGACAAAAAGTTTTAGGGGTAGGTGAAGCATCAGGAATGTTTCCTATAGATATTGATAGTAAAAGCTTTAATAAAAATATGATTAAACAGTTTGATGAATTGATAACTTCAAAGAATTTCTCATGGAAACTTGAAGAAATATTACCTAAAGTTTCATTGGCTGGTGAAGATGCAGGTACACTTACTGAAGAAGGGGCAAAGCTCTTAGATGTTACAGGACAATTAAAGGCTGGTATTCCACTTTGTCCTCCCGAAGGTGATGCGGGAACAGGAATGGCTGCTACTAATAGCATCGCAAAGCGTACAGGTAATGTTTCAGCAGGAACATCTGTGTTTGCAATGATTGTACTTGAAAAAGAACTATCAAAAGTGTATGAAGAAATTGATCTAGTTACAACACCTACTGGTAATCTAGTAGCTATGGTTCACTGCAACAACTGTACATCAGATCTTAATGCTTGGGTTGGTTTGTTTAAAGAATTTGCAGAAGCAATGGGTGTAGATGTTGATATGACAAAACTTTTTGCAACATTATATAATAAGGCTCTTGAAGGAGATTCAGATTGTGGTGGATTATTAGCATATAACTATTTCTCAGGTGAACATATAACTAATTTTGAAGAAGGACGTCCTTTGTTTGTAAGGTCACCAGAAAGTAAATTTAGCTTAGCTAATTTTATGCGTGTTAACTTATTCACAGCACTAGGTGCATTAAAAATTGGATTAGATATTCTCCTTAAACAAGAAGGTGTTAAATTAGATGAAATTTTAGGTCATGGAGGTTTATTTAAAACTAAAGAGGTTGGACAGAAGATTATGGCTGCCGCTATAGATGCTCCAGTTTCTGTTATGGAAACTGCTGGAGAAGGTGGCGCATGGGGAATTGCATTGCTTGCATCATATATGCTTAATAAAGCTGAAAATGAGACATTAGAAAATTATCTAGTAGAGAAAGTATTTGCAGGAAAGATTGGTACTAAGGTTAGTCCTGATAAAAATGACGTTGAAGGTTTTAACCAATTTATAAATCGTTATATAAATGGACTTACAATTGAAAGGGCAGCAGTAGATAAACTTAAATAA
- a CDS encoding L-ribulose-5-phosphate 4-epimerase, with translation MLEKLKEKVYEANMELQRKGLVIYTWGNVSEIDRETGLVVIKPSGVDYATMKAEDMVVVDLEGNVVEGKYKPSTDTPTHLVLYKKYSNIGGVVHTHSEWATTFAQAGMDIPAFGTTHADYFYGDVPCTRDLTDEEISNEYEKETGNVIVETIGDKNPLEVPAIVVKNHGPFAWGKDADSAVYNAVVLDKVAEMAYKTMTLNSKVERVKQHLLDKHYLRKHGANAYYGQ, from the coding sequence TTGTTAGAAAAATTAAAAGAAAAAGTTTATGAAGCAAATATGGAACTTCAAAGAAAAGGCCTTGTTATTTATACATGGGGAAATGTAAGTGAAATTGATAGAGAAACAGGCTTGGTAGTTATTAAGCCAAGTGGTGTTGATTATGCAACAATGAAAGCTGAAGATATGGTGGTTGTAGATTTAGAAGGGAATGTTGTTGAAGGAAAATATAAACCATCAACAGATACCCCGACTCACCTAGTTTTATATAAAAAATATTCCAATATCGGAGGCGTGGTTCATACTCATTCAGAATGGGCAACAACTTTTGCTCAAGCTGGAATGGATATACCAGCTTTTGGTACAACTCATGCAGATTATTTTTACGGAGATGTTCCATGCACTAGGGACTTAACTGATGAAGAAATCAGCAACGAATATGAGAAAGAAACAGGAAATGTGATAGTTGAAACAATAGGTGATAAAAATCCATTAGAAGTTCCAGCTATTGTAGTAAAAAATCATGGACCATTTGCATGGGGAAAAGATGCAGATTCAGCTGTATATAATGCAGTTGTATTGGATAAAGTTGCTGAAATGGCTTATAAGACAATGACATTAAATAGTAAGGTTGAAAGAGTTAAGCAGCATCTTTTAGATAAGCATTACTTGAGAAAACATGGTGCAAATGCTTATTATGGACAATAA
- the chvE gene encoding multiple monosaccharide ABC transporter substrate-binding protein has translation MKKKLMAMLLSMTLLGSLGGCGVTTTAPGGADDKNSSSATSDSNTSGKTIGILMPTKSSERWIKDGDDMVKGLKDLGYKTDLQYAEDVVETQVSQAENLITKGVSALVIANIDGESLTDVCAKAKAANIPVIAYDRLIKNTADVDYYISFDNKLVGTQIGQYIEKKLDLKNATKSFNIELFAGSPDDNNAHMLYDGAMEVLKPYIDSKKLVVASGQTKFDEVCTLRWDGALAQNRMENILTANYSKGKKVDAVFSSYDGLSRGIVEALRSVGYGSADLPWPVITGQDAETATVKSIVKGEQTQTIFKDTRKLSAQAVKTVDAVLKGQKAEVNDEKTYNNGVKVVPSYLCTPVSVDKDNYKKELIDSGYIKEADLNK, from the coding sequence ATGAAAAAGAAATTAATGGCAATGTTACTATCTATGACACTTTTAGGATCATTAGGAGGATGTGGTGTTACAACTACTGCTCCAGGAGGTGCAGATGACAAAAATTCTAGTAGTGCAACAAGTGATTCAAATACTAGTGGAAAAACAATTGGTATTTTAATGCCAACAAAGTCTTCTGAACGTTGGATAAAAGATGGAGACGATATGGTAAAAGGTTTAAAAGATCTTGGCTATAAAACAGATCTTCAATATGCAGAAGATGTTGTTGAAACACAAGTATCACAAGCTGAAAACTTAATTACAAAGGGCGTAAGTGCTTTAGTAATTGCAAATATTGATGGTGAATCATTAACAGACGTTTGTGCAAAAGCTAAAGCAGCTAATATTCCTGTCATAGCTTATGACCGTTTAATTAAAAATACTGCAGATGTAGATTACTATATTTCTTTTGATAATAAGCTTGTAGGGACTCAAATAGGACAATATATTGAAAAGAAATTAGATTTAAAAAATGCAACTAAGTCATTTAATATAGAATTATTTGCAGGTTCTCCAGATGATAATAATGCACATATGTTATACGATGGTGCAATGGAAGTTCTTAAACCTTATATAGATTCTAAAAAATTAGTTGTAGCTTCAGGTCAAACTAAATTTGATGAAGTTTGTACATTAAGATGGGATGGAGCTTTAGCACAAAATAGAATGGAAAACATATTAACTGCTAATTACTCAAAAGGTAAAAAAGTTGATGCTGTATTCTCTTCTTATGATGGTTTAAGTCGTGGTATTGTAGAAGCTTTAAGAAGTGTTGGTTACGGTAGTGCTGATCTTCCATGGCCAGTAATAACAGGTCAAGATGCAGAAACAGCTACAGTTAAGTCAATAGTTAAAGGTGAACAAACACAAACAATATTTAAAGATACAAGAAAATTATCAGCTCAAGCAGTTAAAACAGTTGATGCAGTTTTAAAAGGACAAAAAGCAGAAGTTAATGATGAAAAAACTTATAACAATGGAGTAAAGGTTGTACCATCTTATTTATGTACTCCAGTTTCTGTAGATAAGGATAATTATAAAAAAGAATTAATTGACTCAGGATATATAAAAGAAGCAGACCTTAACAAATAG
- a CDS encoding GntR family transcriptional regulator: MKEAETKHELIEKYYIDLLENNKVSAGEQLPSENDIAKQFNVSRHTVRQALNYLVQEGWIYKERGKGSFYSNKKQNEIKKNVAVLTTYISDYIFPKIISGIEEELRRKGYNLLLFNSNNDINNERICFENIINQDIAGLIVEPAQSTINNLHHESIKKLEKNNIKYIAINANCDEENSAYILVDDEQGGYKLTNYLLELGHRNIAALFKADDLQGEKRRRGYIKALTEYNLSFNKKIVGEYITDNQEMYIDQFIKRILSSENRPTAIVCYNDKVALRVIDECRKENIKIPKDLSIVSFDDSSLAVSSDIKLTTIKHPKEDMGVRAAKCVIDMIEGRIDKPQYTYSAELIVRESCSRVELQ, from the coding sequence ATGAAAGAAGCTGAAACAAAACATGAGCTTATTGAAAAATATTATATCGACCTTCTGGAAAACAATAAGGTTTCAGCAGGGGAACAATTACCTTCTGAAAATGATATAGCCAAGCAATTTAATGTTAGTAGGCACACTGTAAGACAAGCTCTTAATTATTTAGTTCAAGAAGGCTGGATATATAAGGAAAGAGGAAAAGGAAGCTTTTACTCAAATAAAAAGCAAAATGAAATAAAGAAAAACGTTGCGGTTCTTACAACATATATATCAGATTATATTTTTCCAAAGATAATATCAGGTATAGAAGAAGAACTGAGAAGAAAAGGATATAACTTACTGCTATTTAATAGTAACAATGATATAAACAATGAAAGAATTTGTTTTGAAAACATTATTAACCAAGATATAGCAGGATTAATAGTAGAACCAGCTCAAAGTACAATAAACAATTTACACCATGAGAGCATTAAAAAGTTAGAAAAAAATAATATTAAATATATTGCGATCAATGCAAATTGTGATGAGGAAAATTCTGCTTATATTCTAGTAGATGATGAACAGGGTGGATACAAATTAACAAATTATTTATTGGAACTTGGGCATAGAAATATAGCAGCCTTATTCAAGGCCGATGACTTACAGGGTGAAAAGAGAAGAAGAGGATATATTAAGGCACTTACTGAATATAACTTGAGCTTTAATAAAAAAATAGTTGGAGAATATATAACAGATAATCAAGAAATGTACATAGACCAGTTTATTAAAAGAATTCTTAGTTCTGAAAACAGGCCTACTGCAATTGTTTGTTATAATGATAAGGTTGCTTTAAGGGTAATAGATGAGTGTAGAAAAGAAAACATAAAAATACCTAAAGATCTGTCAATTGTGAGTTTTGATGATTCAAGTCTTGCAGTTTCATCCGACATTAAACTTACAACAATAAAACATCCTAAAGAGGATATGGGAGTAAGAGCAGCAAAATGTGTTATAGATATGATAGAGGGCAGAATAGATAAACCTCAGTATACTTACAGTGCTGAACTTATTGTTAGAGAATCTTGTTCAAGAGTAGAGTTACAATAA
- the araA gene encoding L-arabinose isomerase has protein sequence MIKLKNYEFWFITGSQPLYGPEVIDQVADNSKKVVEGLNSKSLPYKIIFKTVATDSDSIRKVCNEANNTENCAGIITWMHTFSPAKMWIHGLTQLRKPLLHLHTQFNKEIPWGTIDMDFMNLNQAAHGDREFGYIGARLDIPRKIVVGHWTEDSVAYDIAKWMAPAVAVTEGQHIKVARFGDNMRDVAVTDGDRIEAEIKFGWTVDYYGVGDLVKSMDKVTESQIDELMAEYAKLYDIDPKASLASIREQAKIEIGIRSFLDAKGYTAFTTNFQALHGMKQLPGLAAQHLMAEGYGFGAEGDWKTAALLRAMKIMANGKATGLMEDYTYNMDSENGLILGAHMLEVCPTLAGTKPVIEVHPLGIGDKEDPARLVFKGASGPAVAASLIDMGNRFRLVVNSVDAVEMTEDMPNLPVAGVLWKPQPSLKEGAKAWILAGGAHHTSFSFVLDEEQLVDWADMVGIECILINNETKLSTFKNELKISSTAWK, from the coding sequence ATGATAAAGTTAAAAAACTATGAATTTTGGTTCATTACTGGAAGCCAACCTCTTTATGGTCCAGAAGTAATTGATCAAGTAGCTGATAATTCAAAAAAAGTAGTTGAAGGTTTAAATTCAAAAAGTCTGCCTTACAAAATAATATTTAAAACAGTTGCAACTGATTCTGATTCAATCAGAAAAGTATGTAATGAAGCTAATAATACTGAAAATTGTGCAGGTATAATCACATGGATGCATACATTCTCACCAGCAAAAATGTGGATTCATGGTTTAACTCAACTTAGAAAGCCATTACTTCATCTTCATACACAGTTTAATAAAGAAATTCCTTGGGGAACAATAGATATGGACTTCATGAACTTAAATCAAGCTGCTCATGGAGACAGAGAATTTGGATATATTGGTGCTAGACTAGATATACCAAGAAAAATAGTTGTTGGACATTGGACTGAAGATTCTGTTGCATACGACATTGCTAAATGGATGGCTCCAGCTGTTGCTGTGACTGAAGGTCAACATATTAAAGTTGCCCGTTTCGGTGATAATATGAGAGATGTAGCAGTAACTGATGGTGATAGAATTGAAGCTGAAATTAAATTTGGCTGGACTGTAGATTACTATGGTGTTGGCGATTTAGTTAAATCAATGGACAAGGTTACTGAAAGTCAAATCGATGAACTTATGGCTGAGTATGCTAAATTGTATGATATAGATCCTAAAGCATCTTTAGCTTCAATTCGTGAACAAGCCAAAATAGAAATAGGTATAAGATCTTTCTTAGATGCTAAAGGTTATACTGCTTTCACAACTAACTTCCAAGCTCTTCATGGAATGAAACAACTTCCTGGATTGGCTGCTCAGCATTTAATGGCTGAAGGTTATGGATTTGGTGCTGAAGGAGATTGGAAAACTGCTGCTCTTCTTAGAGCTATGAAAATCATGGCAAATGGAAAAGCTACAGGATTGATGGAAGACTACACTTACAATATGGATTCTGAAAATGGATTAATTCTTGGAGCTCATATGCTTGAAGTTTGTCCAACTCTTGCTGGAACAAAACCTGTTATTGAAGTTCATCCTCTTGGAATTGGTGACAAAGAAGATCCAGCTCGTTTAGTATTTAAAGGAGCATCTGGTCCTGCTGTTGCTGCTTCATTAATAGACATGGGAAATAGATTCCGTTTAGTTGTCAATAGTGTTGATGCAGTTGAAATGACTGAGGACATGCCTAATTTACCAGTAGCAGGCGTTCTTTGGAAACCACAACCATCATTAAAGGAAGGTGCAAAAGCATGGATACTAGCTGGTGGTGCTCATCATACAAGTTTCTCTTTTGTTCTTGATGAAGAGCAATTAGTAGATTGGGCTGACATGGTTGGTATTGAATGCATTTTGATTAATAATGAAACAAAATTATCTACATTCAAAAATGAATTGAAAATTTCTAGTACAGCTTGGAAATAG
- a CDS encoding cache domain-containing sensor histidine kinase, with protein sequence MTGGDGLNKLKTYFMNRSISSKLIFYFFGVILIVTMMITILGNLSYRNSINFSQNENTNQIIKQINYNIESYVNNTENIMNYMSTDPRILKFLSDNKLKNDNLEDEAYKSIYSFVKFNPKIAGIMVVNNNGGYISDVMNKVSRQSLINEEWYLKAYNEPDKIHLFTKPTGRNIDNIFRYSADEVFSVSKAVVDSSSKKINGVILIDVKLDVIKDIIENSKPGTAGFIYIMDSNKEIVYTPVNNVVYRIKNEWIDKINNEIIIKNINGENYQLTKIKSEYTGWETIGVFPESESLRVIEDIKYYSAIVAVLALIIAQILVIIFTRSIVNPIKKLKKLMKKAQEGDLTVTFNAKYNDEIGELGGSFNTMVKEISNLINLVQVEEKKKRIAEMNVLQAQIKPHFMYNTLDTIRWMAEEHNEEDIIEIIEAFTNLLRISLSKGKEIISVNEELSHIKSYLTIQKIRYEDKLDYEIQVDDNMLEYKLIKLILQPLVENAIYHGIKEKRGSGRILIKGEIKENTLIFAISDNGKGMEEELLNKINYMLRNGNEKKNEIGYGIFNVNERIKIIYGDEYGLQYESIYGEGTTVLLKHPIIDGE encoded by the coding sequence ATGACTGGAGGGGATGGATTGAATAAACTTAAGACATATTTTATGAATAGAAGCATAAGCAGTAAGCTTATTTTTTATTTTTTTGGAGTTATTTTAATTGTTACAATGATGATAACAATATTGGGAAATTTGTCATATAGAAATTCAATAAATTTCTCTCAAAATGAAAATACTAATCAAATAATAAAACAAATAAATTATAATATAGAATCATATGTTAATAACACTGAAAATATTATGAATTATATGTCTACCGATCCGAGAATCTTGAAATTTTTAAGTGATAATAAATTGAAAAATGATAATTTAGAAGATGAAGCTTATAAGTCAATATATAGTTTTGTAAAGTTTAATCCTAAAATAGCTGGGATAATGGTGGTTAATAATAATGGTGGATACATAAGTGATGTTATGAATAAGGTATCTAGACAATCTTTGATAAATGAAGAATGGTATTTAAAAGCTTATAACGAACCTGATAAGATACACTTGTTTACTAAGCCAACAGGACGAAATATTGATAATATTTTTCGATATTCAGCAGATGAAGTTTTTTCTGTTTCAAAAGCAGTAGTTGATTCTTCTAGTAAAAAAATAAATGGTGTAATTCTTATTGATGTTAAGTTAGATGTTATTAAAGATATTATTGAAAATTCAAAACCGGGTACAGCAGGTTTTATTTATATTATGGATAGTAATAAGGAAATAGTCTATACACCAGTGAATAATGTGGTATATAGAATTAAAAATGAATGGATAGATAAAATTAATAATGAAATCATAATAAAAAATATTAATGGAGAAAATTATCAGTTAACAAAAATTAAATCAGAATATACTGGTTGGGAAACAATAGGTGTATTTCCTGAAAGTGAGAGCCTTCGTGTTATTGAAGATATAAAATACTATTCAGCAATAGTTGCAGTTTTAGCACTAATAATTGCACAAATATTAGTTATAATATTCACAAGGTCCATTGTCAATCCTATAAAAAAATTGAAGAAACTTATGAAGAAAGCGCAAGAAGGAGATTTAACTGTAACATTTAATGCTAAGTATAATGATGAAATAGGAGAACTAGGTGGATCTTTTAATACTATGGTTAAAGAAATAAGTAATTTAATAAATTTAGTTCAAGTTGAAGAAAAGAAAAAAAGAATTGCAGAAATGAATGTTTTGCAAGCACAAATAAAGCCGCATTTCATGTATAACACGTTAGATACAATAAGGTGGATGGCAGAAGAACATAATGAAGAAGATATTATAGAAATAATAGAGGCTTTTACTAATTTACTTAGAATTAGCTTAAGTAAAGGGAAAGAAATAATAAGTGTGAATGAAGAACTAAGCCACATAAAGAGTTATTTAACTATACAAAAAATAAGGTATGAAGACAAATTAGATTATGAAATTCAAGTTGATGATAATATGCTAGAATATAAATTGATAAAATTAATATTGCAGCCTTTAGTAGAAAATGCTATTTATCATGGAATAAAAGAAAAAAGAGGAAGTGGAAGAATTCTCATTAAGGGAGAAATTAAAGAAAATACGTTAATCTTCGCAATTAGTGATAATGGTAAAGGGATGGAAGAAGAATTGTTGAATAAAATAAATTATATGCTTAGAAATGGTAATGAAAAGAAAAATGAGATAGGGTATGGAATTTTTAATGTAAATGAAAGAATAAAAATTATATATGGGGATGAATATGGCTTACAATATGAAAGTATATATGGTGAAGGGACTACAGTTCTGCTTAAGCATCCAATAATAGATGGTGAGTAG
- the mmsA gene encoding multiple monosaccharide ABC transporter ATP-binding protein, translating into MLGNNDIILEMINITKTFPGVKALNNVNLQVQQGEIHSLCGENGAGKSTLMKVLSGIYPYGSYEGAILYNRKECKYKTVKDSEADGIVIIHQELALSPYLSIGENIFIGNEIASHGVIDWHEVRTRTQELLKKVGLNEDPDTIVNTLSVGKQQLIEIAKALSKNVKLLILDEPTASLNEDDSEHLLDLMLELKKQGITCILISHKLNEVSKVCDSITILRDGASIETLDASGGRIPEDRIVKGMVGRELSDRYPKRTPKIGDVLFEVKDWNVYNPEYPDRKKVDNVNINVRKGEVVGIAGLMGAGRTELAMSIFGKTYGANISGTLIKEGKEINIKTVKDAIDAGIAYVTEDRKDAGLNLIDDIRHNITIASLNKISNKGVINEQVEILAAEEFRKSMNIKSPSILQLTGNLSGGNQQKVILSRWIYAEPDLLILDEPTRGIDVGAKYEIYTIINDLVAQGKAVIVISSELPEVLGISDRIYIMNEGKMIGELDIKDATQEVIMSKIVTAKNKEAE; encoded by the coding sequence ATGTTAGGGAATAATGATATTATTCTTGAAATGATAAATATAACTAAGACATTTCCAGGTGTAAAAGCATTAAATAATGTTAATTTACAAGTACAACAAGGAGAAATTCACTCACTTTGTGGAGAAAATGGAGCAGGTAAATCTACTTTAATGAAAGTTTTAAGTGGAATATATCCTTATGGATCATATGAAGGTGCTATTTTGTACAACAGAAAAGAATGTAAATATAAAACTGTTAAAGATAGCGAAGCAGATGGAATTGTTATTATACACCAAGAATTAGCGTTAAGTCCTTACCTTAGTATAGGTGAAAATATTTTTATAGGAAATGAAATTGCGAGTCATGGAGTTATAGATTGGCATGAGGTAAGAACAAGAACTCAAGAATTACTTAAGAAAGTTGGCTTGAATGAAGACCCAGATACCATAGTAAATACATTAAGTGTTGGTAAGCAACAGCTAATTGAAATTGCTAAAGCCCTATCAAAAAATGTTAAATTATTAATATTAGATGAGCCAACAGCATCATTAAATGAAGATGATAGTGAACATCTATTAGATCTAATGTTGGAGTTAAAAAAACAAGGAATAACATGTATTTTGATTTCACATAAATTAAATGAAGTTTCTAAAGTTTGTGATTCTATAACTATATTGCGTGATGGAGCATCTATTGAAACTTTAGATGCATCTGGCGGAAGAATTCCTGAAGATAGAATTGTAAAAGGTATGGTAGGACGTGAACTTTCAGATCGTTATCCTAAGAGAACTCCTAAAATAGGAGATGTGTTATTTGAAGTAAAGGATTGGAATGTATATAATCCGGAATATCCAGATAGAAAAAAAGTTGATAATGTCAATATAAATGTGAGAAAAGGTGAAGTGGTTGGAATTGCAGGGCTTATGGGTGCAGGAAGAACTGAACTTGCAATGAGTATTTTTGGAAAAACATATGGTGCAAATATTTCTGGAACTCTTATAAAAGAAGGAAAAGAAATCAATATAAAAACAGTTAAAGATGCAATTGATGCAGGTATTGCTTACGTAACTGAAGATAGAAAAGATGCAGGTTTAAATTTAATTGATGATATACGTCATAATATTACAATTGCTTCTTTAAATAAAATTTCTAATAAGGGTGTTATAAATGAACAAGTTGAAATTTTAGCTGCAGAAGAATTTAGAAAATCAATGAATATAAAAAGTCCAAGTATATTGCAGCTTACAGGAAATTTAAGTGGTGGTAATCAACAAAAAGTAATCCTTTCAAGATGGATTTATGCAGAACCAGACTTATTAATTCTTGATGAACCTACTAGAGGAATTGACGTTGGAGCAAAATATGAAATTTATACAATTATAAATGACTTAGTAGCACAAGGAAAAGCTGTTATTGTAATTTCTTCTGAATTACCAGAAGTTCTTGGTATAAGCGATAGAATTTACATCATGAATGAAGGGAAAATGATAGGGGAACTAGATATTAAGGATGCAACTCAAGAAGTTATTATGAGTAAAATAGTTACGGCAAAAAACAAGGAGGCAGAGTAA